A region from the Paludicola sp. MB14-C6 genome encodes:
- a CDS encoding extracellular solute-binding protein produces the protein MKKSLSILMAIILVMSVFTGCNKDKKTNTVSKVELTTEYENSTELVGDPNATGELKIAYYYPEYKDYNDQLKTAVAKYKKLYPNVLVNVNRPETGSKPNYEIYNDYRNNLDNLLDSSSGTDVVFFRNNIDIKKLIDKELLFDLTDLMNNDPIPNMDQLNSSVIYSSQLNQKQYFMPLGYFMSVLMTTEQIQKEQQFKLTECKDYTSIAELISSIIAKGTSSQAQLTGYISFPKFFPWISDIDCCNAEQLHNCLVNDETKKAFEQYKTSFFSFETMDTEKYNNLYTLFPENLNSKRLYIGEINNGLNDLLNTYKIVETGSKPIVAPWRKNNESIQAFWNYGVGISNKSKNKTNAYNFIKVLLSNEIQICPEFEGQLYYYPISNEAICKYLKNQLLSKDLLFGKENKKDSRTEFINELISLISQTDASGITLDYLEIISNAMQPYFKGTKSYEECIKDVESKIQAYVLK, from the coding sequence ATGAAAAAGAGTCTTTCTATACTAATGGCGATTATCCTTGTCATGTCCGTTTTTACGGGATGCAATAAGGATAAAAAAACAAATACAGTATCAAAGGTTGAATTAACAACAGAATACGAAAACTCAACCGAATTAGTTGGTGATCCTAATGCTACCGGAGAGTTGAAGATAGCTTATTATTATCCTGAATATAAAGATTATAATGATCAATTAAAAACAGCTGTTGCTAAATATAAAAAGCTATATCCGAATGTTTTGGTAAATGTAAATCGCCCTGAAACTGGAAGTAAACCAAATTACGAAATTTATAACGATTATAGAAACAATCTAGACAATCTTTTAGATAGTTCTTCAGGTACAGATGTTGTGTTCTTTCGTAATAATATTGATATAAAAAAGCTGATAGACAAGGAGTTATTATTTGACTTAACGGATTTGATGAATAACGACCCTATCCCTAACATGGATCAACTCAACTCATCCGTAATTTATAGCTCACAACTCAATCAAAAACAATATTTCATGCCTCTTGGATATTTTATGTCAGTTTTGATGACAACTGAACAAATTCAAAAAGAACAACAATTTAAACTAACCGAATGCAAGGATTATACGAGTATTGCGGAGTTAATTAGTAGTATTATTGCAAAAGGCACTTCATCACAGGCACAACTTACGGGATATATTAGCTTTCCTAAGTTCTTCCCATGGATTTCTGATATAGATTGTTGTAATGCCGAACAATTACACAATTGTCTAGTCAACGATGAAACTAAAAAAGCATTTGAACAATATAAAACATCATTTTTCTCTTTTGAAACGATGGACACCGAAAAATATAATAATCTTTATACTTTATTTCCGGAAAATCTCAATAGCAAAAGATTGTATATTGGAGAAATTAACAATGGGCTTAACGATTTATTAAACACTTACAAAATTGTAGAAACAGGAAGCAAACCAATTGTTGCACCTTGGAGAAAAAACAATGAATCCATTCAAGCTTTTTGGAATTATGGAGTTGGTATCAGCAATAAAAGCAAAAACAAAACAAATGCTTATAACTTTATTAAAGTTTTATTAAGCAACGAAATCCAAATTTGTCCGGAATTCGAAGGTCAACTTTACTACTATCCTATTTCAAACGAAGCTATATGCAAATACTTAAAGAATCAATTACTATCAAAAGATTTACTTTTTGGTAAAGAAAATAAAAAGGATAGTCGAACTGAATTTATTAATGAACTTATAAGTTTGATTTCTCAAACAGATGCATCAGGCATCACATTAGATTATCTTGAAATTATCAGTAATGCAATGCAGCCATACTTCAAAGGAACAAAATCCTACGAAGAATGTATTAAGGATGTGGAAAGCAAAATACAAGCTTACGTATTAAAATAG
- a CDS encoding ABC transporter substrate-binding protein, with product MKKSLSILVAIILVMSLFTGCNKDKKANTTSKVELTSEYENSTELVGDPNATGELTVGVYGTEPSEKNLDMFCMAVEKFKKLYPKVILNIDRVSYETEYKTYQNKLWKSVQDGTSPDLFINYRNIEAFDAIKNNLIADMSSYFEKDSTFQSEEYNQAVLNCNDHDGKKFIIPLGYSMPLLISTKTILKEHKFDVNQCTDFYSTTDALYELANNASTDEKPLSRLSWNIFPVSIGLNFIDYDSKTVSLSSMKNKECEKKLSKLSDYCMFDNYDEEWIDKLKQKKTVIVQLRDGLQDPINSYQSINTTDEAVIFPWRNANGNIQARLAYDNIMVSNSSKNKQNAYFFIKVMLSKDIQLLSEFGGSYKQFIPISSYALKEYLKKKLLSEEALSISTNRQKTESDAIKFINDFIDLTNQVDGVDNDLKICSLFAKSMLPFYEDQKSYEECVKDAESKIQAYVFG from the coding sequence ATGAAAAAGAGTCTTTCTATACTAGTGGCGATTATCCTTGTCATGTCCCTTTTTACGGGATGCAATAAGGATAAAAAAGCGAATACTACTTCAAAGGTTGAATTAACATCGGAATACGAAAATTCAACCGAATTAGTTGGTGATCCTAATGCTACCGGAGAGTTGACGGTTGGAGTATATGGTACAGAGCCAAGTGAAAAAAATCTTGATATGTTTTGTATGGCAGTTGAAAAATTCAAAAAACTTTACCCAAAAGTGATTTTAAATATTGACCGAGTTTCTTATGAAACAGAATATAAAACATATCAAAATAAATTATGGAAATCTGTTCAAGACGGAACTAGTCCCGATTTATTTATAAATTATCGAAATATAGAAGCTTTCGATGCTATAAAAAACAACTTAATAGCCGATATGAGCAGTTATTTTGAAAAAGATTCTACGTTTCAGTCAGAAGAATATAATCAAGCAGTTTTAAATTGCAATGACCATGATGGAAAAAAATTCATTATTCCACTTGGTTATTCAATGCCATTATTGATATCAACAAAAACTATTTTAAAAGAGCATAAATTTGATGTTAATCAATGTACTGATTTTTATTCAACAACAGATGCATTATACGAATTGGCAAATAATGCTTCAACAGATGAAAAGCCATTATCGCGATTATCTTGGAACATTTTCCCTGTGAGTATTGGATTAAATTTTATAGACTACGATAGTAAAACCGTTTCTTTAAGTTCTATGAAAAACAAAGAATGTGAAAAAAAACTATCTAAATTAAGTGACTATTGTATGTTTGATAATTATGATGAAGAATGGATTGATAAGCTCAAGCAAAAGAAAACTGTTATTGTTCAATTACGTGATGGGCTTCAAGATCCGATAAACTCATATCAATCTATAAATACTACCGATGAAGCAGTGATATTTCCATGGAGAAACGCAAATGGAAACATACAAGCACGATTAGCCTATGATAATATCATGGTTAGTAATAGCAGTAAGAATAAACAAAATGCTTATTTCTTTATCAAGGTTATGTTAAGCAAAGATATCCAACTGTTATCTGAATTTGGCGGATCATATAAACAGTTTATACCCATTTCTAGCTATGCGCTCAAAGAATATTTAAAAAAGAAACTTTTGTCAGAAGAAGCTTTATCAATATCAACAAACAGGCAGAAAACAGAATCAGATGCAATTAAATTTATTAATGATTTTATTGATTTAACAAATCAGGTTGATGGTGTTGATAATGATTTGAAAATTTGCAGTCTATTTGCCAAATCAATGTTACCATTCTATGAAGATCAAAAATCCTATGAAGAATGTGTGAAGGATGCGGAAAGTAAAATACAAGCTTACGTGTTCGGATAA
- a CDS encoding ABC transporter substrate-binding protein, whose translation MKKLISILLVTVLIASLFTGCNKDKKTNTTSKVELTSEYENSTELVGDPNATGELTVGVYGTEPSEKKLDMFCMAVEKFKRLYPKVIINIDRVSYETDYKTYQNKLWKSVQDGTSPDLFINYRNIEAFDAIKNNLIADMSSYFEKDSTFQSEEYNQAVLNGNDHDGKKFIIPLGYSMPLLISTKTILKEHKFDVNQCTDFYSTTDALYELANNASTDEKPLSRLSWNIFPVSIGLNFIDYDNKTVSLNSMKNKECEKKLSKLSDYCMFDNYDEEWIDKLKQKKTVIVQLRDGLQDPINSYQSINTTDEAVIFPWRNANGNIQARLAYDNIMVSNSSKNKQNAYNFIKVMLSKDIQLLSEFGGSYKQFIPVSNYALKEYLKKKLLSEEALSVSTNRQKAESDAIKFINEFIEFTNQVDGSESNLPLVMIYYNAMEPFYEDQKSYEECVKDAESKIQAYVFG comes from the coding sequence ATGAAAAAACTCATTTCTATTCTATTAGTTACCGTCCTTATTGCATCCCTATTTACGGGATGCAATAAGGACAAAAAAACGAATACAACGTCAAAGGTTGAATTAACATCGGAATACGAAAATTCAACCGAATTAGTTGGTGATCCGAATGCTACCGGAGAGTTGACGGTTGGAGTATATGGTACAGAACCCAGTGAAAAAAAACTTGATATGTTTTGTATGGCAGTTGAAAAATTCAAACGACTTTATCCAAAAGTGATTATAAATATTGACCGAGTTTCTTATGAAACAGATTATAAAACATATCAAAATAAATTATGGAAATCTGTTCAAGACGGAACTAGTCCCGATTTATTTATAAATTATCGAAATATAGAAGCTTTCGATGCTATAAAAAACAACTTAATAGCCGATATGAGCAGTTATTTTGAAAAAGATTCTACGTTTCAGTCAGAAGAATATAATCAAGCAGTTTTAAATGGCAATGACCATGATGGAAAAAAATTCATTATTCCACTTGGTTATTCAATGCCATTATTGATATCAACAAAAACTATTTTAAAAGAGCATAAATTTGATGTTAATCAATGTACTGATTTTTATTCTACAACAGATGCATTATACGAATTGGCAAATAATGCTTCAACAGATGAAAAGCCATTATCACGATTATCTTGGAACATTTTCCCTGTGAGTATTGGATTAAATTTTATAGACTACGATAATAAAACTGTTTCTTTAAACTCTATGAAAAACAAAGAATGTGAAAAAAAACTATCTAAATTAAGCGACTATTGTATGTTTGATAATTATGATGAAGAATGGATTGATAAGCTCAAGCAAAAGAAAACTGTTATTGTTCAATTACGTGATGGGCTTCAAGATCCGATAAACTCATATCAATCTATAAATACTACCGATGAAGCAGTGATATTTCCATGGAGAAACGCAAATGGAAACATACAAGCACGATTAGCCTATGATAATATCATGGTTAGTAATAGCAGTAAGAATAAACAAAATGCTTATAACTTTATCAAGGTTATGTTAAGCAAAGATATCCAACTGTTATCTGAATTTGGCGGATCATATAAACAGTTTATACCCGTTTCTAACTATGCGCTCAAAGAGTATTTAAAAAAGAAACTTTTGTCAGAAGAAGCTTTATCAGTATCCACAAATAGACAGAAAGCAGAATCAGATGCAATTAAGTTTATTAACGAATTTATTGAATTTACAAATCAAGTAGATGGATCAGAAAGCAACCTTCCTCTTGTTATGATTTATTATAATGCTATGGAACCATTCTATGAAGATCAAAAATCCTATGAAGAATGTGTGAAGGATGCGGAAAGTAAAATACAAGCTTACGTATTTGGATAA
- a CDS encoding ABC transporter substrate-binding protein encodes MKKSLSILVAIILVMSLFTGCNKDKKTNTTSKVELTSEYENSTELVGNPNATGELKIAVSPQKTNADSLKVVFELFQELYPNIILKIDSTSFDSKKFWTNLSSRNDIDLFFTPNDINATKAIQAGLIADMSDYFKQDTSFSYEEFNQVVLQGNNPEGKQYLIPLNYYFPLFITTKSMIKQSGLNIDACNDPYSTVEEFSRLTKDYNSSNSECLPLYSFPSSSPSGYDFIDYQNQKITIDSPEFKKYAQTVRTYLYNSFDRDSNKTLSYLRNKQTILYKNFRGLTEIIYAKESLDKDDEMVIFPEHNVRGQIQATAVEHIAVNNKSSNKQTAYAFIKFLLNAKVQAVISEQSALSILPISNSALKLLLNQKMFSETVTINEKQKNSKNQFINEFLELVNQVDGVNDDPKIYELFEEFMLPFYKGTKSYEECVKDAESKIQAYVFG; translated from the coding sequence ATGAAAAAGAGTCTTTCTATACTAGTGGCGATTATCCTTGTCATGTCCCTATTTACGGGATGCAATAAGGACAAAAAAACGAATACAACGTCAAAGGTTGAGCTAACGTCTGAATACGAAAACTCAACTGAATTAGTTGGTAATCCGAATGCTACTGGAGAGTTGAAGATAGCTGTTTCACCACAAAAAACGAATGCAGATAGCTTAAAAGTCGTTTTTGAATTATTTCAAGAGTTATATCCAAACATAATACTAAAAATCGATAGTACAAGTTTTGATTCCAAAAAATTTTGGACAAATCTCAGCTCGAGAAATGATATTGATTTATTTTTTACACCCAATGATATTAATGCAACAAAAGCCATTCAAGCTGGTCTTATAGCCGATATGAGCGATTATTTTAAACAAGATACCAGCTTTTCATATGAAGAATTTAATCAAGTCGTTCTACAAGGTAATAATCCCGAAGGAAAACAATACTTAATACCTTTAAACTACTATTTTCCCTTATTTATTACAACTAAATCTATGATTAAGCAAAGCGGCTTAAATATAGATGCTTGCAATGACCCATACAGCACCGTAGAGGAGTTCTCAAGATTAACAAAAGATTATAATAGCAGCAACAGTGAGTGCTTACCATTATATTCCTTTCCAAGTTCGTCTCCATCTGGATATGACTTTATTGATTATCAAAATCAAAAGATTACGATTGACTCACCTGAATTTAAAAAATATGCCCAAACTGTACGGACTTATTTATATAATAGTTTTGATCGAGATTCAAATAAAACTCTTAGCTATCTTAGAAATAAACAAACTATTTTATATAAGAATTTTCGCGGATTAACAGAAATTATATATGCAAAAGAAAGTCTTGATAAAGATGATGAGATGGTAATATTTCCAGAACATAATGTAAGAGGTCAGATTCAGGCTACAGCTGTCGAACATATTGCTGTAAATAATAAAAGTTCTAATAAGCAAACAGCTTATGCTTTTATTAAGTTCCTTTTAAATGCAAAAGTCCAGGCAGTTATTAGTGAACAATCAGCGTTAAGTATACTACCAATTTCAAATAGCGCTTTAAAATTATTACTAAACCAAAAGATGTTTTCAGAAACTGTAACTATAAACGAAAAACAAAAGAATAGCAAAAATCAGTTTATCAATGAATTTTTGGAATTAGTCAATCAAGTTGACGGTGTCAATGATGATCCTAAGATTTATGAGTTATTTGAGGAATTTATGTTACCATTTTACAAAGGCACAAAATCCTATGAAGAATGTGTGAAGGATGCGGAAAGTAAAATACAAGCTTATGTATTTGGATAA